A region of Deinococcus rubellus DNA encodes the following proteins:
- the carB gene encoding carbamoyl-phosphate synthase large subunit translates to MPKRTDLQTILILGSGPIQIGQAAEFDYSGTQALKALKKEGYRVVLVNSNPATIMTDPDLSHATYLEPLTPEFVEKVIAKERPDALLPTLGGQTALNLAMELHERGTLEKYGVELIGAGVEAIKKGEDRELFQAAMKKIGIETARGKMVHSMEEAIEYQKELGLPVVIRPSFTLGGTGGGIAHTYEEFLEITEGGLRDSPVTSVLLEESILGWKEYELEVMRDTADTVIIITGIENFDPMGVHTGDSITVAPAQTLSDVEYQRLRDMSLAIIREIGVATGGSNIQFSVNPDNGRVIVIEMNPRVSRSSALASKATGFPIAKIAALLAVGYHLDELPNDITRVTPASFEPSIDYVVTKIPRFAFEKFPGTSDHLGTQMRSVGEVMALGRTFKESLQKALRSTESDVRGLYAEMDEGQLRALMYPNPRRLEAVIELLRRDLSVNELFDLTKIDRWFLGQLHEIVAAEREILELGPIEGWKYEYWREVKRLGFSDARIGEIVGLTELETRAIRKKANALPVYKTVDTCAAEFEAHTPYHYSTYEWEDEVKATDKPKIVILGSGPNRIGQGVEFDYATVHAVWALQEAGYETIMINSNPETVSTDYDTADRLYFEPLTFEDVMNIVEHEKPVGVIVQLGGQTPLKLAGKLEAAGAPIIGTSPATINEAEDRASFNALCERLGIPQPKGLVAETPGEAQELAAKLGFPLMARPSYVLGGRAMRIVGSAEELQTYLDEVYAAVEGQPSILLDQYLSGALELDVDCLCDGQTAVVAGIMEHIEAAGVHSGDSACITPPISLSAELTQTVKDTTERLALALGVRGLMNVQYAVKDGIAYILEANPRASRTVPYVSKATGHPLAKYAARIAVGQTLAEIGLTETPVPAMYSVKEVHLPFLKFKGVLPVLGPEMKSTGESMGIDADPYLAFYRAALGAKSNLPLSGTALLLGEGLDEVAGVLEGAGLSVIREQDGTVSFEDALPDLLIDVTGSQLLRTALERGVPIVSTKEGAEWTAKAIAGAVGAELGVRSLQEWLS, encoded by the coding sequence ATGCCCAAACGCACTGACCTTCAAACGATTCTGATCCTCGGCAGCGGCCCTATTCAAATTGGGCAGGCTGCCGAGTTTGATTATTCCGGCACCCAGGCGCTTAAAGCGCTCAAAAAAGAGGGCTACCGCGTGGTGCTGGTCAACAGCAATCCGGCAACCATCATGACCGACCCCGATCTGTCGCATGCCACTTACCTGGAGCCACTGACGCCCGAATTCGTGGAAAAAGTGATCGCCAAGGAGCGCCCCGACGCCCTGCTGCCTACCCTCGGCGGCCAGACGGCGCTCAACCTCGCCATGGAACTGCACGAGCGCGGCACGCTGGAGAAGTACGGCGTGGAGCTGATCGGCGCGGGCGTGGAAGCCATCAAGAAGGGCGAGGACCGCGAGCTGTTTCAGGCGGCCATGAAGAAAATCGGCATCGAAACGGCCAGGGGCAAGATGGTTCACAGCATGGAAGAGGCGATTGAGTATCAGAAAGAACTCGGCCTGCCCGTGGTCATTCGCCCCAGCTTCACGCTCGGCGGCACGGGCGGCGGCATCGCCCACACCTACGAGGAGTTTCTGGAAATCACCGAGGGTGGGTTGCGCGACTCGCCCGTGACCTCGGTGCTGCTGGAAGAAAGCATTCTCGGCTGGAAGGAATACGAGCTGGAAGTCATGCGCGACACCGCCGATACGGTGATTATCATCACGGGTATCGAGAATTTCGACCCGATGGGCGTGCATACCGGCGACTCGATCACGGTGGCCCCGGCCCAGACGCTCAGCGACGTGGAATACCAGCGGCTGCGCGACATGTCGCTGGCGATTATCCGTGAGATTGGCGTGGCGACGGGCGGCAGCAACATCCAGTTCTCGGTCAACCCCGACAACGGGCGCGTCATTGTCATCGAGATGAACCCGCGCGTGTCGCGCTCCTCGGCGCTGGCGAGCAAGGCCACCGGCTTCCCGATTGCCAAAATCGCCGCGCTGCTGGCGGTGGGCTACCACCTCGACGAACTCCCCAACGACATCACCCGCGTCACGCCCGCGTCGTTCGAGCCGAGTATCGACTACGTGGTGACCAAGATTCCGCGCTTCGCCTTCGAGAAATTCCCCGGCACCTCCGACCACCTGGGCACCCAGATGCGCTCAGTGGGCGAGGTGATGGCGCTGGGCCGCACCTTCAAGGAAAGCTTGCAAAAGGCGCTCCGAAGCACCGAGAGCGACGTGCGCGGCCTCTACGCCGAGATGGACGAGGGGCAGTTACGGGCTTTGATGTACCCCAATCCGCGCCGCCTGGAAGCGGTGATCGAGCTGCTGCGCCGCGACCTCAGCGTGAACGAGCTGTTCGACCTGACCAAGATTGACCGCTGGTTTCTGGGGCAACTTCACGAGATCGTGGCCGCCGAGCGTGAGATTCTGGAACTTGGCCCGATAGAAGGGTGGAAGTACGAATACTGGCGCGAGGTCAAGCGGCTGGGCTTCAGCGACGCCCGCATCGGCGAGATCGTGGGCCTGACCGAGCTGGAAACCCGCGCCATTCGCAAGAAGGCCAACGCGCTGCCGGTCTACAAGACGGTGGACACCTGCGCCGCCGAGTTCGAGGCGCACACGCCGTACCATTACTCGACCTACGAGTGGGAAGACGAAGTCAAGGCCACCGACAAGCCCAAGATCGTCATTCTGGGCAGCGGTCCCAACCGCATCGGGCAGGGCGTGGAGTTCGACTACGCCACCGTCCATGCGGTCTGGGCCTTGCAGGAAGCCGGGTACGAGACCATCATGATCAACTCCAACCCTGAGACGGTCAGCACCGACTACGACACTGCCGATAGGCTGTACTTCGAGCCGCTGACCTTTGAAGACGTGATGAACATCGTGGAGCACGAGAAGCCGGTGGGCGTGATCGTGCAGCTCGGCGGGCAGACGCCGCTGAAACTGGCGGGCAAGCTGGAAGCCGCCGGAGCGCCGATCATCGGGACGAGTCCGGCGACCATCAATGAGGCCGAGGACCGGGCCAGCTTCAACGCGCTGTGCGAGCGGCTAGGCATTCCGCAGCCGAAGGGCCTGGTCGCCGAGACTCCCGGCGAGGCGCAGGAACTGGCCGCCAAGCTCGGCTTCCCGCTGATGGCGCGGCCCAGTTACGTGCTGGGCGGGCGGGCCATGCGGATCGTGGGCAGCGCGGAAGAGTTGCAGACCTATCTGGACGAGGTCTACGCCGCCGTGGAAGGGCAGCCGAGCATCTTGCTCGATCAGTACCTCTCAGGAGCGCTGGAGCTGGACGTGGACTGCCTGTGCGACGGGCAGACGGCCGTGGTGGCGGGCATCATGGAGCACATCGAGGCGGCGGGCGTGCACAGCGGCGACTCGGCCTGCATCACGCCGCCGATCAGCCTCAGCGCCGAGCTGACACAGACGGTCAAGGACACCACCGAGCGGCTGGCGCTGGCGTTGGGCGTGCGTGGGCTGATGAATGTGCAGTACGCCGTCAAGGACGGGATTGCCTACATTTTGGAGGCCAATCCCCGTGCCTCGCGCACCGTGCCGTATGTGAGCAAGGCCACCGGGCATCCGCTGGCGAAGTACGCGGCCCGCATCGCGGTGGGGCAAACCCTCGCGGAGATCGGGCTGACCGAGACGCCTGTGCCCGCCATGTACAGCGTCAAGGAAGTGCATCTGCCGTTCCTGAAGTTCAAGGGCGTGCTGCCGGTGCTGGGGCCGGAGATGAAAAGCACCGGCGAGAGCATGGGCATCGACGCCGATCCGTATCTGGCCTTCTACCGCGCCGCGCTGGGGGCCAAGAGCAACCTGCCGCTGTCGGGCACGGCGTTGCTGCTGGGCGAGGGGTTAGATGAAGTGGCGGGCGTGCTGGAAGGCGCGGGCCTGAGCGTCATTCGGGAGCAGGACGGCACGGTGTCGTTTGAAGATGCGTTGCCTGATTTGCTGATTGACGTGACTGGGAGCCAGTTGCTCCGCACGGCCTTGGAGCGCGGCGTGCCGATTGTGAGCACGAAGGAAGGGGCCGAGTGGACGGCGAAGGCGATAGCTGGAGCGGTGGGAGCGGAGCTGGGGGTTCGGAGTTTGCAGGAGTGGCTGAGCTAG
- a CDS encoding DsbA family oxidoreductase has translation MTQLLNLPAPQRLQVDIWSDIACPWCYIGKRRFEQALGQFEGKDKVEIVWHSFELDPSAPQSKPIGINAMRDGLAAKYGRSTAEAQGMLDGMTQTAAEVGLDYHFDQVQPANTFLSHQLIHLAAEHGLQDAMKERLLHAYFSEGQHLGQVDTLVKLGAEVGLNAEEVRTALEAQTYAEAVRQDEAQAQAHGISGVPFFVLGNKYGVSGAQAPETILSALKQVWSEQAPLTLLGAADAEGCEDGSCAVPQG, from the coding sequence ATGACTCAACTCCTGAACCTGCCCGCCCCCCAACGCCTGCAAGTGGACATCTGGTCGGACATCGCCTGCCCCTGGTGCTACATCGGCAAGCGGCGCTTTGAGCAGGCGCTCGGACAGTTCGAGGGCAAGGATAAAGTGGAGATCGTCTGGCACAGCTTCGAGCTTGATCCCTCCGCACCGCAGAGCAAGCCGATTGGCATCAATGCCATGCGCGACGGCCTGGCCGCCAAGTACGGGCGCAGCACTGCCGAGGCTCAGGGAATGCTGGACGGCATGACCCAGACTGCCGCCGAAGTTGGCCTGGACTACCACTTTGACCAGGTCCAGCCCGCCAATACCTTTTTGTCCCACCAGCTCATCCACCTGGCTGCCGAGCACGGCTTGCAGGACGCCATGAAAGAACGGCTGCTCCACGCTTATTTCAGCGAGGGGCAACATCTGGGTCAGGTGGACACGCTGGTGAAATTGGGCGCTGAAGTCGGCCTGAACGCCGAGGAGGTCCGCACCGCCCTGGAAGCGCAGACCTATGCCGAAGCCGTGCGGCAAGACGAGGCGCAGGCCCAGGCGCACGGCATCAGCGGCGTGCCCTTCTTTGTGCTGGGCAACAAGTACGGCGTCAGCGGAGCGCAGGCTCCTGAAACGATTTTGAGTGCGCTCAAGCAGGTCTGGAGTGAGCAGGCTCCCCTGACGCTCCTCGGCGCAGCGGATGCCGAGGGCTGCGAGGACGGCTCGTGCGCGGTGCCGCAGGGCTGA
- a CDS encoding PadR family transcriptional regulator produces the protein MNTKQQLRMLILGVLERQPEHGYAIAQAIKGRSEGLLSAKEGTLYPALHILEAEQLVESSEVEVGGRLRREYRLTVKGRQELARAQGDWQRQIRAVSAVMGGEG, from the coding sequence ATGAACACCAAGCAGCAACTCCGCATGCTGATTCTGGGGGTGCTGGAGCGCCAGCCCGAGCACGGCTACGCCATCGCCCAGGCCATCAAGGGGCGCAGCGAGGGGCTACTGAGCGCCAAGGAAGGCACGCTCTATCCGGCGCTTCACATCCTGGAGGCCGAGCAACTGGTGGAAAGCAGCGAGGTGGAAGTCGGCGGGCGGCTGAGGCGCGAGTACCGCCTGACTGTGAAAGGCCGCCAGGAACTGGCGCGGGCGCAGGGCGACTGGCAGCGCCAGATTCGGGCTGTGAGCGCGGTGATGGGCGGCGAAGGGTGA
- a CDS encoding diacylglycerol/lipid kinase family protein: MSPSPLPFSALAVVLNPQAGRGLALREWPRLEAALNAHALPWNWLSAASAEDALSRVQALPPGVAVLAVGGDGTVNNLLPALVGTGRLLGLVPLGSGNDFAGMLGLRPGDFGAALSRLTFPSRAADALCCTVGGSGSGSETWLMNGLGMGFDAQVAALMLQAPARLSGFGRYLWAALSAVRQLKTETVEVVLDGQILYAGPSCLVAVMNGTRYGSGFMISPASDAFDGQLNVVLGTQLSRLRLLALMGQVLRARHLGDPRVRSGSGRQVTVRWQSGVVTHLDGEVIGVQRELSVRLVPGAVQLLAGPEPTPAHTSGRKVD, encoded by the coding sequence GTGTCGCCCTCACCCTTGCCGTTCAGCGCGCTGGCTGTCGTCCTCAATCCGCAGGCCGGGCGCGGGCTGGCACTGCGCGAGTGGCCCCGGCTGGAAGCGGCGCTGAACGCGCATGCTCTGCCGTGGAACTGGCTGAGCGCCGCAAGTGCCGAGGACGCCCTTAGCCGCGTGCAGGCGCTGCCGCCGGGCGTGGCGGTGCTGGCGGTGGGCGGCGACGGCACCGTAAATAACCTGCTGCCTGCCCTGGTCGGTACGGGTCGGCTGCTGGGCCTGGTGCCGCTGGGCAGCGGCAACGACTTCGCCGGAATGCTGGGGTTGCGTCCCGGTGACTTCGGGGCGGCCCTGTCTCGCCTGACATTCCCATCCCGCGCCGCCGACGCCCTGTGCTGCACGGTGGGCGGCTCCGGCAGCGGTTCCGAGACCTGGCTGATGAACGGCCTGGGCATGGGCTTCGACGCGCAGGTGGCGGCGCTGATGCTCCAGGCCCCGGCGCGGCTCTCGGGCTTCGGGCGTTACCTGTGGGCGGCGCTGAGTGCGGTGCGGCAGCTCAAGACCGAGACGGTGGAAGTCGTGCTGGACGGGCAGATCCTCTACGCCGGGCCATCGTGTCTGGTGGCGGTGATGAACGGGACGCGCTACGGCAGCGGCTTCATGATTTCTCCAGCCTCGGACGCTTTCGACGGGCAGCTCAACGTGGTGCTGGGGACCCAGCTCAGCCGCCTACGCCTGCTGGCGCTGATGGGCCAGGTGCTGCGGGCCCGGCACCTGGGCGATCCCCGCGTGCGTTCTGGCAGCGGGCGGCAGGTCACGGTGCGCTGGCAAAGCGGCGTCGTGACCCACCTCGACGGCGAGGTGATCGGTGTCCAGCGAGAGCTGAGTGTGCGGCTCGTTCCGGGAGCGGTGCAGTTGCTGGCTGGGCCGGAGCCGACCCCCGCCCATACCTCTGGTCGCAAGGTAGATTGA
- a CDS encoding LON peptidase substrate-binding domain-containing protein, whose protein sequence is MLIPLFPLPQFVLFPGQVVPLYVFEPRYRMLLARVQRTGEAFGMPQILTPSTEDPRPLEARLSMIGTLAHLREVAPHEDGTSSITVVGGERFQIQHLITDQDYLCAEVELLPLQADDDVHSATILRALSNRLVTDLLRMRPDDREAIVQHAPPDPLLLASFASVLLPLSGEERQQVLEAPSLTERLETLVGFVPVPARDLN, encoded by the coding sequence ATGCTCATCCCCCTGTTTCCGCTGCCTCAGTTCGTGCTTTTTCCGGGTCAGGTGGTGCCGCTGTATGTTTTCGAGCCGCGTTACCGAATGTTGCTGGCCCGCGTGCAGCGCACCGGCGAGGCCTTCGGAATGCCGCAGATCCTGACCCCCTCCACCGAGGACCCGCGCCCGCTGGAAGCCCGGCTCTCGATGATCGGCACCCTGGCGCACCTGCGCGAGGTCGCGCCCCACGAAGACGGCACCTCCTCGATCACGGTGGTCGGCGGCGAGAGATTTCAGATTCAGCACCTCATCACCGATCAGGACTACCTCTGCGCCGAGGTGGAACTGCTGCCGCTTCAGGCCGACGACGACGTTCACAGCGCCACCATCCTGCGGGCGCTGTCCAACCGATTGGTCACCGATCTGCTGCGGATGCGCCCGGACGACCGCGAGGCGATTGTGCAGCACGCCCCGCCCGATCCTTTGCTGCTGGCCTCGTTCGCCTCGGTCCTGCTGCCGCTCAGCGGCGAGGAACGCCAGCAGGTGCTGGAAGCCCCCAGCCTGACCGAGCGTTTGGAAACCCTGGTGGGCTTCGTGCCGGTACCCGCGCGCGACCTGAACTGA
- a CDS encoding prephenate dehydrogenase translates to MSSPVLSPETFETVVVAGVGLIGGSVALGLRERMLSRHIIGLDASAGALEEALALGVIDEARTAPGEWLRSADLVVLAVPVKVLTSLARSLAPYLAPGALITDVGSVKTGIAAEFEALGVRAFVPGHPMTGSERGGVANASAGLLENAVWVLTPTERTPLTALSRMRRLVEQLGAAPVVMPPDAHDKLVATVSHLPYLASLALTHMVARDERLSLLAAGGFRDLTRVASGDPRMSRDMVVENKVALREALHSFSRQLAHLADTLDDPEELLLAASEGKRTRDNLPVVKRSLLPPKYDLVVAVPDKPNQIGAITRILGEASINIKDIEVLAIREHGGAIRLGLEEAGDVDRAAALLRQEGYATRNRG, encoded by the coding sequence ATGAGCAGCCCGGTTCTTTCTCCCGAAACCTTCGAGACAGTGGTGGTGGCGGGCGTGGGGCTGATCGGCGGCAGCGTGGCCCTGGGCCTGCGCGAACGGATGCTTTCGCGGCACATCATCGGATTGGACGCCAGCGCGGGGGCACTGGAAGAAGCCCTGGCGCTGGGCGTCATCGACGAGGCGCGGACCGCTCCCGGCGAGTGGCTGAGAAGTGCCGATCTGGTGGTGCTGGCGGTGCCGGTCAAGGTGCTCACCTCTCTGGCCCGCAGCCTCGCGCCGTACCTCGCGCCCGGTGCGCTGATCACCGACGTGGGCAGCGTCAAGACGGGCATTGCCGCCGAGTTCGAGGCGCTGGGGGTGCGCGCCTTCGTGCCGGGCCACCCGATGACCGGCTCGGAGCGCGGCGGGGTTGCCAACGCCTCGGCGGGCCTGCTTGAAAACGCCGTGTGGGTGCTGACCCCCACCGAGCGCACCCCGCTGACGGCCTTATCCAGGATGCGCCGCCTGGTCGAGCAGCTCGGCGCGGCCCCGGTGGTGATGCCGCCCGACGCCCACGATAAGCTGGTCGCCACCGTCAGTCATCTGCCGTACCTGGCGAGCCTGGCGCTCACCCACATGGTCGCCCGCGACGAGAGATTGAGTTTGCTGGCGGCGGGCGGCTTCCGTGATCTGACCCGCGTGGCCAGCGGCGACCCACGCATGAGCCGCGACATGGTGGTCGAGAACAAGGTGGCCCTGCGCGAAGCCCTGCACAGCTTCTCGCGCCAGCTCGCGCATCTGGCCGATACCCTCGACGACCCCGAAGAACTGCTGCTGGCCGCCAGCGAGGGCAAGCGCACCCGCGACAACCTGCCGGTGGTCAAGCGCAGCCTGCTGCCGCCCAAGTACGACCTGGTGGTGGCCGTGCCGGACAAGCCCAACCAGATCGGGGCCATCACCCGGATTCTGGGAGAAGCCAGCATCAACATCAAGGACATCGAGGTGCTGGCCATCCGTGAGCACGGCGGCGCGATTCGTCTGGGACTGGAGGAAGCCGGAGACGTGGACCGGGCGGCGGCACTTCTCAGGCAAGAAGGCTACGCCACCCGCAACCGGGGCTAG
- a CDS encoding MOSC domain-containing protein produces MQLLSVNIGQRQPIAAKNGQTGIFKRPASQPVWVGALGLAGDHIQDTKNHGGPEQAVYVYTQPDYDAWSAFLGQPLEPGLFGENLLISGLESAATPMGTRLRIGGVLIEVTSARIPCDTLAARMNDPQFVKTFRRQRRPGFYTRVLEEGEVSAGDAVMLERQMPPGTPTVLDAFEFFYTKSPTREQMERLLTAPIHHKMRAQLEERLSRG; encoded by the coding sequence ATGCAACTGCTGAGTGTCAATATCGGCCAACGTCAACCCATCGCGGCCAAAAATGGACAGACCGGCATCTTCAAGCGGCCTGCCTCGCAGCCGGTGTGGGTCGGCGCGCTCGGCCTGGCGGGCGACCACATTCAGGACACCAAGAACCACGGCGGCCCTGAGCAGGCGGTGTATGTCTATACCCAGCCGGACTACGACGCCTGGAGCGCCTTCCTGGGTCAGCCGCTCGAACCCGGCCTCTTCGGCGAGAACCTGCTGATCTCGGGCCTGGAATCGGCGGCGACACCAATGGGCACGCGGCTACGGATCGGCGGCGTTCTGATCGAGGTCACATCGGCGCGCATTCCCTGTGACACGCTGGCCGCCCGCATGAACGATCCGCAGTTCGTCAAGACGTTTCGACGTCAGCGCCGCCCCGGTTTTTACACCCGTGTGCTGGAGGAAGGCGAAGTCAGTGCAGGCGACGCCGTGATGCTGGAGCGCCAGATGCCGCCCGGCACGCCCACCGTACTGGACGCTTTCGAGTTCTTCTACACCAAATCGCCGACGCGGGAGCAGATGGAGCGCCTGCTGACGGCTCCCATTCACCACAAGATGCGTGCCCAGCTGGAAGAACGGCTCAGCCGAGGCTGA
- a CDS encoding DcrB-related protein translates to MTLSSRPAVRLLALSSLVVSAALAYTDAADGFSVTAPKGWKQSSYPGTSVVFLAPKTVSAFNPNINVLVQAVPTGVTLKDYDAATLDQIKKLITDGKLISQQAVTLDGSEATQLNYTGRQGQYKLYFTQTYAIVGKKAYVLTGTTVQGQDAALRAVMDGFVRTFKARR, encoded by the coding sequence ATGACCCTCTCCTCTCGCCCAGCAGTCCGGCTACTGGCACTGTCGTCCCTGGTAGTCAGCGCCGCACTGGCCTATACCGACGCGGCAGACGGCTTCTCGGTCACGGCTCCAAAAGGCTGGAAGCAGTCGAGCTATCCCGGCACCTCGGTGGTGTTTCTGGCCCCCAAAACGGTTTCGGCATTCAACCCCAACATCAACGTACTGGTCCAGGCCGTGCCCACTGGCGTCACCCTCAAGGACTACGACGCCGCGACCCTCGACCAGATCAAGAAGCTGATCACCGACGGCAAGCTGATCAGCCAGCAGGCCGTGACCCTCGACGGCTCCGAGGCCACCCAGCTCAACTACACCGGGCGGCAGGGCCAGTACAAGCTGTACTTCACCCAGACCTACGCCATCGTCGGTAAGAAAGCCTACGTGCTGACCGGCACAACAGTGCAGGGCCAGGACGCCGCGCTCAGGGCGGTCATGGACGGCTTCGTCAGGACGTTCAAGGCCAGGCGCTGA
- a CDS encoding DUF2726 domain-containing protein, producing the protein MFVFFVLLAVTITGWWLFKTWRTPPLGWMPGSQTDAVSHYDDELDLPPQFRLQSGYDTLSSVQDALTIQTRQHFFVTSESNLYAELVASLAGRSYRVFPNVRLDYIFQLTSGPSPETLSRLRGQVVGFLVVETPEFRPVLGVSLRGSPYGASQWPDVSASPDDAELLELAFQSARLPLLHIDAKRNIEADELQKLVMPYLMRA; encoded by the coding sequence ATGTTCGTCTTCTTCGTGCTGCTGGCCGTCACCATCACCGGCTGGTGGCTCTTCAAAACCTGGAGGACGCCGCCACTGGGCTGGATGCCGGGCAGTCAGACCGACGCCGTATCCCACTACGACGATGAACTCGATTTGCCGCCGCAGTTCCGCTTGCAGTCCGGTTACGACACCCTGTCCTCGGTGCAGGACGCCCTGACCATCCAGACCCGGCAGCACTTCTTCGTGACCAGCGAGAGTAACCTCTATGCCGAACTGGTGGCCAGCCTGGCAGGAAGATCCTACCGGGTGTTTCCGAATGTGCGGCTCGATTATATCTTCCAGCTCACGTCCGGTCCCTCGCCGGAGACCCTGAGCCGCCTACGCGGTCAGGTCGTGGGTTTTCTGGTGGTCGAGACGCCGGAATTTCGCCCGGTGCTGGGCGTGAGTTTGCGCGGCTCGCCTTACGGCGCGTCCCAATGGCCCGATGTATCAGCCTCGCCCGACGATGCCGAATTGCTCGAACTGGCCTTTCAGAGCGCCCGCCTGCCGCTGCTCCATATTGACGCCAAGCGCAATATCGAGGCCGACGAACTCCAGAAGTTGGTCATGCCGTATCTGATGCGGGCCTAG